From Penaeus chinensis breed Huanghai No. 1 chromosome 29, ASM1920278v2, whole genome shotgun sequence:
tgtgtgtgtgtgtgtgtgtgtgtgtgtgtgtgtgtgtgtgtttgtgtgtgcgtgtgcatggtgtgtgtgtgtgtgtgtgtgtgtgtgtgtgtgtgtgtgtgtgtgtgtgtgtgtgtgtgtgtatgtgtgcgtgtgtgagtgtgtgtgtgtgttctatgcatatgcatataaatatatatatatatatatatatatatatatatataatcatacagtgtgtgtatgtattatatatatatatatatatatatatatatatatgtatatatatgtatatatatatatatataatcatacagtgtgtctgtgtgtgtattatttatatatatatatatatatatatatatatatatatatatatatgtatatatatatttatatataaacatatatctatctctctctttctctctctctctctctatatatatatatatgtatatttatatatatacatatatatatatatatatatatatatacatataaatgacaaTAGAAACATTACTCTTTCAGAAATGTTCGCCAATATGAGAGCAGGCAACAGGCGCGGAAAAAGCGAGCAGTCCCTGCTGTCGGGCGAGGGGGTCCAACAGATGCACGAGACAGGGCCCGGAACCTTGAAGTAAGGGCTCGGCGAGAAGCGTTggattgtttatgtgtatacatatgtatatatatctatctatctttctgtctatctatatatctatatatctgtctatctgtctatctgtttctctctctctctctctttctctctctctctctctctctctctctctctatatatatatatatatatatatatatatatatgtatatatatatatacacacacacacatatatatatatatgtatttatttatatgtatacatatacatatatgtccaaacatgcatgtatgcatacaatcatacatacatatgtatgtgtgtgtgtgtgtgtatgtatgcatgtatgtctgtatgcatgtgtatatatatacacatacatacatacacattacccACGTACTGAGTACTaagttgtgtataaatatatatatatatatatatatatatatatatgaaagatggaacaatgcttttagtgggtcgtgtggcatggcctGTAGTATTggtcctccggtttcatacccggagtgacctaggttcgaggcctggtcaggaagggttgttatatatctatatcaatgcggcattgcattattccatctttcatatatatatatatatatatatatatagatatatatatatatatatatatatatacacacatatatacaagtacgtatgtatgtatacatatacaagtatatgtaaacttgtatatatacatatacaactatgtatgtatgaatgtatgcatgtgtatatgtatatacacatatatgcatacatacataatacacactcatgcacacaagcatatgtacatatatatatttatatatatatatatatatatatatatatatgcatatatttgtacacacatatatattttttacatatatatgtataagtgtgtttatgagtgggtaatgtgtatgtatgtatgtgtatatatatacacatgcatacggacatacatgcatacatacatacacacacacacatacatacacacacacacacacacacacacacacacacacacacacacacacacacacacacacgcacacgcacacacacacactgtatatgtatatgtatatatatatacacatatatatatgtatataaatatatgtgtatatatatgcatatgtgtgtgtaatgttacacacacatacacacatacatatatttatattatgcattatatattacgTAAATTCCCTCAATGACGGTATTAGAAATATCTTGATGCCACTGACACCGGGGGCTTCTGGCAAATGCCCTGCCGCTTCGAATACGAGAAATTCCCTTTTTTGCCTATTATCCTCTCTTACATTCTCAGTGTTCAttcatatttcccttcctttgctctcttcttggcctttcaatttatctatcttctctgtttttctcccccccccttccccccccgctttattcccttcccttccccccctccttcttacctaccaacctctctccttcaatcccaattccctttccttctcatctcctccctgcctccctgcctccctcccctcccttcctccttcttcctcacattcccttgtttctctccctccttttctcttctccaccccctttgcttctctgtctctctttccctccctccctctctcccctctcccccattcctcccccttttcccctcagctACACCCTGGTGCGGCCCCGCGACGGAGCCTGGGGCATCCCCACTGAAGCGGGCGACTGGAACGGAATGATCGGGATGGTCAAGCGAAACGTGAGTTGCAGGAGCCGCTTTTATTAGATGAACTCACATGAAAAGTCTTTTTAGGGGAAATTTCTGGATTTTATTAAGGAAAGTTAGATGGCAATACTGTAAAAGAGTAAGTTTTGCGGATTTCAGGGATAAATAGAATGAGGACGAAAGAAATAGAACAAGGAGATAAGTAAAATCTCATGAGGGCTGCTAAAAGCAAACGTGAAATCCTTAGTCCATGTCCCTTTGACACAGAACGCCCcctccacaccccaccccacctctcgcCGCTGGTCACGTGGTCTTCCTCATGGTCTGGATGAGGCGAGTTTCCGATTGGAATTCAATTTTAGAAAAGGGCTCTCGTTCTGGTTGCTGTTATTTCAGGTGCATCAGATGGAAACGGTTTCCTCTCAACGGGTCGAAATGTTTGTATTAAAGGGTGGCGTTGGCTTACATTGcttttgtgtgtggatgtatgtatatgtgtgtgtgtatatgtatgtaaacatatgtatatacatatatatatatatatatatatatatatacacacacatgtgtgtgtgtgtgtgtgtgtgtatacatatatatattttgtgtgtgtgtgtgtgtgtgtgtgtgtgtgtgtgtgtgtgtgtgtgtgtcggtatgtatgtatgtatgtatatatgcctgtgctCCAACTGCtgacttgagcccgatctcacggcgagaaaacgacatatcgcctagagaagtcaaacgcaggtgtcgtagggggagtcaccgccgttGGACAAGTGTTaatgcaccgaaccgcggttgattaggaagggcatccaatcaggcaagtcctgcagtggaatgaatggctattaaaaaaattatatagtacCCATACAAACGAGCCTATACACAGTCGCAGTTTGTATTTACGTAGTTGTAAATGTGCGCAAGTGTCAGTGTAAGTGCTCGTGTATGTGAGTTATGCCCACATGCTATGCAGTCCCTCCCTGATCACTCTTGACTTCGCCACAGGAAGCTGACCTGGCCCTCGGCCCCTTCGGCCTGACCTACTCCAGGTCCCGCGTCGTGGACTTCTCTTCGCCCATCCTTATCGACTACTATCGCATCCTGACGAAAAGGCCGCGCTCCGAGCCCGACCCCAAGGGCTTCCTCACCCCTTTCAGGTTGGTCCTGCAGGAGGAGCGAGTGATGTTTGAATTGCACGACTTCTTTGCGACAAACGGAATCGTGTATATTGTGAAGTCGTTCATGAACTATGTGGGGAAAATGAACTGACATGCAATATCTCATCTTTACTTATGCACATCAAGAGttttgaggaaaatgaggaaaataatccTGGGCGAAATGGAAGAACCGAAGATTTCCTATGGACGGTACTGACTCATATAGCGCACCGTCAGACGTCAAAACTTCTTACTCGTCTGACGCTTCTCCCGCAGGTGGCACGTGTGGATCGGCTTAGTCTTGTCGGTTGGCGTAATTGGGGTCGTGCTCTTTGGCGTCCGCAAAGCCGCCCACACCTTCTTCGGGGGCGAGGAGATGAATCCGTCCAAAAACGCAAGTCTGCCGCAGCATTTGTGGGCAGTCTATGGGGCGCTAATCAGCCAGCGTGAGTCTTTGGTTTCGTGTACTCTTCCTCTTACATGTATGGTCTTTCCCCAAGAGTGTCTTCCCTCACATGAGCTCTGGTGTTCCAGCTTACACGTGGATGAGTCGGTCGTGGAGCGGGCGCGTCGTCGTCGGCATGTGGTGGCTGACAGCGCTCATCATCGCCCGCTCCTACTCCTCGGCCCTCACCTCCATGCTGGCGGTGCGGACGGTGCCCGTCAAGTACAATTACCTCAGGCAAGTCATCGGCGACCCGGATATCCATCTCATTTTCGAGAAAGCGACGGCGTTGGTCGAACACATGTCTGTATGTTCTTCATTAATctattttgattgtttgttttatatgtacaACATACTCATGGAAGTTTACCTAATTATACGTTTGTAAAATGTAAACTACGGAAGTCCAGCAAGCCCGAACCCCCTTTTTTCAGACGGTCCAGGAAGGGGTGTACAAAGATCTGGCGAACACGATACAGCAAGACCGTGCGCACTTCCTCGCCTCGTCTAAACTCTACGACGCCGCCTATACGGACGTAAGGAACAGACAGTACGCCCTGCTGGTGGAGGACACCACCTGCAGGAAGGTCTTCTCGGATGACTTCACTAAATACGGTGAGGGGGGTGCGTGCGTCCGtcattgcacacacatacgcacatagctaggattatatatatttaagtagatctagaaacagacagacaggtggagaGGCCCACGATGACGATCTTTTTGACAGGTCGCTGCGACTTCTACATCGGCAAGGAGCGTTACTGGCCTCTCATCTTCTGCTTGATCGGACGAAAAGGAACGCCGATTATGCAGGCAATCAACAGCAAGTAGGCTATTCATTTGATTTTaagatacatgcacgcacgcacgcacgcacacacacacacacacacacacacacacacacacacacacacacacacacacacacacacacacacacacacacacacacacacacacacacacacacacacacacacacacacacacacacacacacacacacacacacacacacacacacacactacagactCATTGGAAATGTAAAACTAGTAGAAAAACAACATAACGCCCTAAGCAAAGCTGAATGTCTTGTCGCAGGATCGAGCGCCTCGTGTCCCACGACCTGTACTTCAAGTGGCTGGAGGACGAGCTGCCGAACGCCACAGCGTGCCTGAAGGCGAGCACCAAAATAACGGTCAACGAAGCGTACGACCTCACCGGCCTTTGGGTGAGGGACACTGCGTTGTCTGAATGCCGGCCCAACTGAATGCGTAAGAACCTATCTGAATTTGTTCTCATGACTTGTCTTTTCAGGGCGTGTTTGTGCTGTTTTTGGGCGGCTTGATAGTTGCTGCATTGATTCTAATGACCGAAGTATGTGTGGCTGTTGTGGCCGACTAGATGTGAAACCTTAAAATCTCGCCTCATGCTCGCCACCAAGAGTGAAGACTTTGTCCACCTCCGCCTTCAGATCCTTCGCCTATCGACGGAtttttagaaacacacacacacacacgcgcacacacacacacacacacacacacacacacacacacacacacacacacacacacacacacacacacacacacacacacacacacacacacacacgtgtaatccATAGTGATTTTGTAAAAGgttcaaatataatatatcatgaGCCAGTGAAATAAGCTAGATGTTTTGGCTGATAGCATCTGTGTACCTGAAATACCCAGAATGAGCTTGCTGAAAGCATCTCTGTCGAGCTGCGAGTCACAGAATACTCAACGAATTCCAGTGTGCACAACTGTTCTGTCCTTACTCTTCTGTTATAATAGGTGTTATAATTTCCATGCTATTGTTTGTCTTATTAAACACTGgtgcaattttttttattcatccgaagtatgaaaattaatgatatatTATAAAGTATTCTTATGATGCTCTGGAATAATTTTGTCCCTTTTAGGGTACTTACTCCAAAGAACTTTAATACCATCAATATATCATCTGCACTAACACACGACATAACACTACATATGGTTTGCAGTATAAACTACTTTGCAACACATTCAACACATTGCTACCCAGCATAAATTTTAACGTTAAATTTGGGGATTGCATAAACAGgcacgtaaccccccccccccccaccccacacacacacacatacatgttcaaTCACTCAAAAGCATATTTTACTTCAAGTTGCATTAATTATGATGAGTCACTAGAACTACATTTTTCTATTCTTGTAAAATTCCTATTCCCCTTTTCAAAGTAATCACAGAGAAAAAGAATTCATATACATTAGACCAAACCTTATTGTCAGATTGATTTCCATTTGCTAATTCTCTTAACACCTTTGTCAAGTATAATTCATTACATGTGACTTCAAgtttaaaggaaaggaaaataccaTGGGTTACATTTACTTCCACAACATAAAGCATCTATCCTTTCACAAAGATTGAAATAAACggttagaaatgaaaatgaaaatctatATACTGTGTGCATAGTAGCATGGATTCTATGGCAATTTTATTGATTTAATCCCTAAAATATTTCACTGGTACAAGGCCAgattttaaaatgataaatagatatttgttgaaaaaaaatgaaaagaagtatACAATAgtgtttttatcacatttttctcTGGAAAATCAAATTGAGAGCAATGTAATTTCAACTTACTAAATTTCAAACAAAATGCACAGAATTTGATCAATTCCTTTATACTGCACCTCGTCTTTTCTATGGTATATTAACAAAAATCACTTAACACACTATAAACAAAAATACGGTCAGTAAAATGGGCTTTTGTAGCAATTTACCATAAACAATGTAGCCAATGGTTTCTTAAACACCTATTTGTGTTTTGCCAAAGTGCTAGAAAATCACAGTTTTTTGAAGTTCAAATTATCCCAGCTTGGTTGACaggatctctctctcatttctttccattAGAAAAAGAAATGGTACTTGTATTTTAGTAtcaaacatctttttatttcagaatcttattgccaatatcattatcagttatggAATACAGCCATAAATCTCTACATGACACTAGTGTGTAGGATAATCAAACATATTGGTAATTTTGGGGTGGTATACTCAACTATGAGGATGAATTGATCAGAGAATTATGATGAAGGATGCtgtacaaatacatttacaaGACAAAATATAAAGTATCTTAAAAGTTTCACTGCCATACTGTCAGGATGATTAGGCAGTCTGAGCAATTCTCCCAGTGGCACATGTCACTTAAATCAACACTTATAATGTAAATTTCAGTAATATCTTTTGTCTGATTGAGTTCCATTTTAATACATTTCATTCCAAGTATTTGCTTCTTtcctataatatattacatatagtagAGCTTGTACATATCTATAGCAGTTTAAATCAAAGACATTAGTACTGTGACAGATATCAAGTCCttactcatgatgatgatgatgatgaggatgatgaggatgatgaagataattatgatgttgatgatgacaatgatgatgatgatgatgatgatgattatgatcatgatgatgatggtaataataataataataataatagtaataataataataataataataataataataataataataataataattataatcataataataaataattatgataataataataactaataataataataatgataataataataataataataacaataataataataataatcataataataataataataataataataataataataataataataataatataacaacaacaacaataataataataataacaataataatatcaataataataataatcataatcataacaataagaataccaataataataaaacaaaacagtataTCCTCCAaaacttaataatcataataaaagttacAATTTTCATCCTAATCTTTGATAGAATAATTTGTACTTTAC
This genomic window contains:
- the LOC125040372 gene encoding glutamate receptor-like, translating into MRAGNRRGKSEQSLLSGEGVQQMHETGPGTLNYTLVRPRDGAWGIPTEAGDWNGMIGMVKRNEADLALGPFGLTYSRSRVVDFSSPILIDYYRILTKRPRSEPDPKGFLTPFRWHVWIGLVLSVGVIGVVLFGVRKAAHTFFGGEEMNPSKNASLPQHLWAVYGALISQPYTWMSRSWSGRVVVGMWWLTALIIARSYSSALTSMLAVRTVPVKYNYLRQVIGDPDIHLIFEKATALVEHMSTVQEGVYKDLANTIQQDRAHFLASSKLYDAAYTDVRNRQYALLVEDTTCRKVFSDDFTKYGRCDFYIGKERYWPLIFCLIGRKGTPIMQAINSKIERLVSHDLYFKWLEDELPNATACLKASTKITVNEAYDLTGLWGVFVLFLGGLIVAALILMTEVCVAVVAD